One part of the Dermacentor silvarum isolate Dsil-2018 chromosome 6, BIME_Dsil_1.4, whole genome shotgun sequence genome encodes these proteins:
- the LOC119456407 gene encoding tigger transposable element-derived protein 6 yields the protein MNRTCDDTFEVRAEDDEPCASERSPELKRKRTTLTAGEKREVCLWKREHPRSTLHDVMLWCRINLGLDIGKSSVSRILQESDKWINTLPEAVNSTNSRNSLGVDMEKSLFTWLQDARSRGVYVSDAMIAEKARSFGKLLKMPDNFRYSRGWLHRFKSRHGICNSRHGSSSPTSAGCKDTSEELPSSISHAQLQTVLADYTLNNIYYAQEMVLSYAALPMKGSAREKQRYNKQRLVVGLVYNLSGSHRWRPIVVGGSKRPHSFGTLFDPDIYCNYNYEPRMCLTASILTCQLKSLDENLCKEKRRAIMLIDEARTDAFSDVYFCNLQMHFLPSHCISDIATGSSSVIHGVKALYRRDLVLHSAMCKDAELQTEISVRWALRTLSQAWMALPSQVILDSWGQTGLLPFQPLERTASDTYEGLVRELQNLLDNVYPRRASAEAYIRVDDCDGVDEGLSTTFHEQPECVASILEPNHTDAWRGLHTLITYLEQEGDVGAIQELSKLEKKLNVKVLK from the exons ATGAATAGAACATGCGATGATACCTTTGAAGTCCGTGCGGAAGACGACGAACCGTGCGCAAGCGAGCGCAGCCCGGAACTGAAGCGTAAGCGTACGACGCTTACGGCAGGAGAAAAGCGCGAAGTTTGTCTGTGGAAGCGCGAGCACCCGCGGTCTACTCTACACGATGTCATGCTTTGGTGTCGCATCAACCTCGGACTGGACATCGGCAAGAGCTCCGTATCCCGCATCTTGCAGGAGAGTGACAAGTGGATCAACACGCTGCCAGAGGCCGTCAACTCGACCAACTCGAGAAATTCCCTTGGTGTCGATATGGAAAAGTCCCTTTTCACATGGCTCCAAGATGCGCGCTCCCGAGGGGTCTATGTAAGCGATGCGATGATCGCCGAAAAGGCCCGCTCTTTCGGGAAGCTGCTCA AAATGCCCGACAATTTTCGCTATTCAAGAGGTTGGCTGCATCGTTTCAAGTCAAGACATGGGATTTGTAATAGCAGACATGGAAGCAGCTCACCTACGTCTGCAGGCTGCAAGGATACATCTGAAGAGTTGCCCAGTAGCATCAGCCATGCGCAATTACAGACAGTTCTTGCAGATTACACCCTGAACAATATCTACTATGCCCAAGAGATGGTTCTTTCATATGCTGCATTGCCAATGAAAGGAAGCGCTAGGGAGAAGCAGAGATACAATAAACAGAGGCTAGTAGTTGGACTAGTTTACAACTTATCGGGTTCACATCGCTGGAGGCCTATTGTTGTTGGCGGTTCCAAACGGCCCCACAGTTTCGGAACCCTTTTCGATCCGGATATATACTGTAACTACAACTACGAACCAAGAATGTGCCTGACTGCAAGCATCCTCACATGTCAGTTGAAGAGTTTGGATGAGAACCTATGCAAGGAAAAACGACGCGCCATCATGCTAATTGACGAGGCAAGGACTGATGCCTTCAGTGACGTGTACTTCTGCAACCTGCAGATGCACTTCTTGCCTTCCCATTGCATCTCTGATATTGCAACAGGGAGTTCCTCTGTAATTCATGGTGTAAAAGCACTGTACCGGAGAGATCTTGTGCTGCACAGTGCTATGTGTAAAGATGCTGAGCTGCAGACTGAAATCAGTGTTCGCTGGGCACTTCGGACACTCTCACAGGCTTGGATGGCTCTTCCATCTCAAGTTATCTTGGACTCTTGGGGGCAAACAGGCCTTCTGCCATTCCAGCCACTAGAGAGAACAGCTAGTGACACATACGAGGGCTTAGTTCGGGAGCTCCAGAATCTTTTGGACAATGTCTACCCTCGTAGGGCTAGTGCTGAAGCATATATAAGAGTTGATGACTGTGATGGTGTGGATGAGGGTCTGTCCACAACTTTTCATGAGCAGCCAGAGTGTGTTGCCTCAATTCTGGAACCAAACCACACTGATGCTTGGAGAGGCCTTCACACCTTGATTACATACCTTGAACAAGAAGGAGACGTGGGTGCTATACAAGAGCTCTCCAAGTTAGAGAAAAAGCTGAATGTGAAAGTTCTGAAGTAG
- the LOC119456408 gene encoding uncharacterized protein LOC119456408, whose protein sequence is MSGLDEKAQCSNASASEIEDQQCSNKLLDKLLQEYEEKFKYRYTDQDSKYMDVVNKPLPPPPVVYPWFVQNRRSYDRRDNRQEGYGRGRGDRNNSWHRGGRQWEDRRRGYQDYGGGNRGYRDREDHRQDSRDNYSYQQRPRRDY, encoded by the exons ATGAGCGGACTTGATGAGAAGGCGCAGTGTTCAAATGCATCTGCCAGTGAAATAGAGGACCAGCAGTGTTCGAATAAATTACTAGACAAGCTCCTGCAGGAGTATGAAGAGAAGTTCAAGTACAGATACACTGACCAAGATTCCAAATACATGGATGTTGTCAACAAGCCATTGCCACCGCCTCCCGTTGTCTATCCTTGGTTCGTGCAGAATAGGAGATCGTACGACAGAAG AGACAACCGCCAGGAGGGTTACGGTCGTGGCAGAGGTGACAGGAATAACAGCTGGCACAGAGGAGGGAGGCAATGGGAGGATCGACGCAGAGGCTACCAAGACTATGGTGGTGGTAACCGTGGATACAGAGACCGTGAAGACCACAGGCAGGATTCACGTGATAACTACTCATACCAGCAAAGGCCAAGAAGAGACTACTAA